In a single window of the Pongo abelii isolate AG06213 chromosome 1, NHGRI_mPonAbe1-v2.0_pri, whole genome shotgun sequence genome:
- the LOC103891389 gene encoding late cornified envelope protein 1C — MSCQQNQQQCQPPPKCIPKCLPKCPTPKCPPKCPPKCPPVSSCCSVSSGGCCGSSSGGCCSSGGDGCCLSHHRRRRSHCHRSQSSGCCSQPSGGSSCCGGGSGQHSGGCC; from the coding sequence ATGTCCTGCCAGCAGAACCAGCAGCAGTGCCAGCCCCCTCCCAAGTGCATCCCCAAGTGCCTTCCCAAGTGCCCCACCCCTAAATGCCCCCCAAAGTGTCCCCCAAAGTGTCCTCCAGTCTCTTCCTGCTGCAGTGTCAGCTCCGGAGGCTGCTGCGGCTCCAGCTCTGGGGGCTGCTGCAGCTCTGGGGGAGATGGCTGCTGCCTGAGCCACCACAGGCGCCGTAGGTCCCACTGCCACAGATCCCAGAGCTCTGGCTGCTGCAGCCAGCCCTCGGGGGGCTCCAGCTGCTGTGGAGGGGGGAGTGGCCAGCACTCTGGAGGCTGCTGCTGA
- the LOC112130577 gene encoding late cornified envelope protein 1C translates to MSCQQSQQQCQPPPKCTPKCPPKCPTPKCPPKCPPKCPPVSSCCSVSSGGCCGSSSGGGCGSSSGGCCSSGGGGCCLSHHRRRRSHHHRPQSSDCCSQPSGVSSCCGGASGQHSGGCC, encoded by the coding sequence ATGTCCTGCCAGCAGAGCCAGCAGCAGTGCCAGCCCCCTCCCAAGTGCACCCCCAAGTGCCCTCCCAAGTGCCCCACCCCAAAGTGCCCCCCAAAGTGTCCCCCTAAGTGTCCTCCAGTCTCTTCCTGCTGCAGTGTCAGCTCCGGAGGCTGCTGTGGCTCCAGCTCTGGGGGCGGCTGTGGCTCCAGCTCTGGGGGCTGCTGCAGTTCTGGGGGAGGCGGCTGCTGTCTGAGCCACCACAGGCGCCGCAGGTCCCACCATCACAGACCCCAGAGCTCTGACTGCTGCAGCCAGCCCTCGGGAGTCTCCAGCTGCTGTGGAGGGGCCAGCGGCCAGCACTCTGGAGGCTGCTGCTAA